One Planctomycetota bacterium DNA segment encodes these proteins:
- a CDS encoding sulfotransferase, which translates to MSVATAPAKTKNQPTLREHIFAPRFWVGMNARGWWKLLAENRFDIGWQYWHVAAAISGWSALNSVWGTAQQLAFGGKVDRIELVAPPIIVLGHWRSGTTLLHELMVLDPRHSFPNTYECLAPNHFLSSEKLITQWFHSLLPARRQIDNMSAGWDRPQEEEFALCNLGVPSPYLQIAFPNHRHKYDDYLTLENVPPKVVNAWKQTLLRFLKQITLQNPKRLVLKSPPHTARVSTLVEMFPEAKFVHVIRDPNAVFTSTYNLWRTLYTRHGLQRPNYEGLEEYVLSTFERMYRKYERDRALLRPDQLVEVRYEDLVANPIGEMEAIYEQMQLGGFDELRPRLEAYVQSLDGYQTNRYDARPEHRKLVAERWQPLMQRYGYEG; encoded by the coding sequence ATGTCTGTGGCCACGGCACCTGCTAAAACGAAGAATCAACCCACGTTGCGCGAGCATATTTTTGCGCCGCGATTCTGGGTCGGCATGAACGCGCGCGGCTGGTGGAAGCTGCTGGCCGAGAACCGCTTCGACATCGGTTGGCAGTACTGGCATGTCGCGGCCGCCATCAGCGGTTGGAGCGCGCTTAACTCGGTTTGGGGGACGGCGCAACAACTCGCCTTCGGCGGCAAGGTCGACCGGATCGAACTCGTCGCTCCGCCGATCATCGTGCTGGGGCATTGGCGCTCGGGGACGACCCTGTTGCACGAGTTGATGGTGCTCGATCCGCGGCATTCGTTTCCCAACACGTACGAGTGCCTGGCGCCGAATCATTTTCTGTCCAGTGAGAAGCTGATCACCCAGTGGTTCCATTCCTTGCTGCCAGCCCGCAGGCAAATCGACAACATGTCGGCCGGTTGGGACCGCCCGCAAGAAGAAGAGTTCGCGCTGTGTAACCTGGGAGTGCCGTCGCCGTACTTGCAGATCGCCTTTCCGAACCATCGCCACAAGTACGACGATTACCTGACGCTCGAAAACGTGCCCCCCAAGGTGGTGAACGCCTGGAAGCAAACGCTGCTGCGGTTCTTGAAACAGATCACGCTGCAAAATCCCAAGCGGTTGGTGCTGAAAAGCCCGCCTCACACGGCCCGGGTGAGCACGCTGGTCGAGATGTTCCCCGAGGCCAAGTTCGTCCACGTGATCCGCGACCCGAACGCGGTGTTCACATCGACCTACAACTTGTGGCGGACGCTCTACACGCGTCATGGGCTGCAGCGGCCGAACTACGAGGGGCTCGAGGAGTACGTCCTGTCGACGTTCGAGCGGATGTATCGCAAGTACGAGCGCGATCGTGCGCTGCTGCGCCCCGACCAACTGGTCGAAGTGCGGTACGAAGACCTGGTGGCCAATCCGATCGGCGAGATGGAGGCGATCTACGAACAGATGCAACTCGGCGGCTTCGACGAGTTGCGGCCGCGGCTCGAAGCGTACGTCCAGTCGCTCGACGGCTATCAGACGAACCGCTACGACGCCCGACCCGAGCACCGCAAGCTGGTCGCCGAGCGCTGGCAGCCGTTGATGCAGCGCTACGGCTACGAGGGGTAG